From Synechococcales cyanobacterium T60_A2020_003, the proteins below share one genomic window:
- a CDS encoding STAS domain-containing protein, translated as MLTLSNARVVLLDPQGSITKQTAHEFKALASQVLSSGQYAALIVDMHAVESLDSDGLMALVSVLNSAQQANCSLKLCNISPAIQIILEVSQLERAFEILDERPAARSSLAA; from the coding sequence ATGCTTACGCTTTCTAACGCACGGGTTGTCCTCCTAGATCCTCAGGGGTCGATCACCAAGCAAACTGCTCACGAATTCAAAGCACTGGCTTCCCAAGTTTTATCCAGCGGTCAGTATGCCGCGCTTATCGTGGATATGCACGCCGTTGAGTCCCTCGATAGCGATGGCCTAATGGCGTTGGTGTCAGTCTTAAATTCAGCTCAACAGGCAAACTGCTCACTCAAGCTTTGCAACATCTCTCCAGCCATCCAGATCATCTTGGAGGTCAGCCAATTGGAGCGGGCGTTCGAAATTCTGGATGAGCGTCCCGCTGCCAGATCATCCCTCGCTGCATAG
- a CDS encoding TIGR03960 family B12-binding radical SAM protein, which produces MSVLAEQLITPDILRPARYLGNELGAVHKPWTEAVVRWVLTYPEIYEVGASNLGHIILYGILNTQPRQLCDRAYLPAPDLSAKLRQTQTPLFAVESKRSLTDFDILGFSLSYELGATNILEMLSLAHIPLTWRERLAPGAWDVANGSYPLIFAGGQTATSNPEPYADFLDFVALGDGEELLPEIGLVIEEGKAAGLSREDLLLDLAQIPGVYVPMFYTMAADGSVHPNRPDVPERILRRVAAPIPAYSIGLVPYIETVHDRLTIEIRRGCTRGCRFCQPGMLTRPARDVDPETVVDTIVDGMRATGYNEFSLLSLSCSDYLALPALGVELKNRLKDENISLSLPSQRVDRFDENIANIIGGMRQSSLTFAPEAGTQRLRDIVNKGLTNEELLRGVKTAYEQGWDRVKLYFMIGLPGETDADVLGIAETMRWLQRECRIQGRKPLGFNVTISNFTPKPHTPFQWHSVSTREFERKQNLLRAELRTLRGIKSNFTDVRISAMEDFVGRGDRRLSAVIRRAWELGAGMDAWWESLDRAFAAWTQAIEESDLSWKYRQVESGEWNAFDPDAPHPDLPEGSSITTVDLDKPLPWDHIDSGIDKHWLQEDLQRALDAATVPDCSFDGCSHCGVCGADFGHNVVVPPPPIPKFTGQFVPNQTRTQRLRVRLGKLGDMALVSHLDLLRLFDRAVRRAALPISFTGGFHPSPRIATANALSLGVTSTGELVDFELTEPMAIAEFRDRLAAELPPDMPVYGVTEIDLQAPSMTKLLEQAEYYVAVGAIESDEASPSPIEPSDWRAWVSAVMAADDLPMEQTTKSGKTKVVNLRDRLTELTPVTSDDWTTVCSAPPRGFGESSVLLRYIGSCRNDGTMLRPEQVVLMLEQVSGRSLTALQVHRHRLILNDADIQ; this is translated from the coding sequence GTGTCTGTTTTGGCTGAGCAACTCATTACTCCTGATATTCTTAGACCTGCACGCTACCTGGGTAATGAACTAGGTGCAGTTCACAAGCCTTGGACAGAAGCAGTCGTGCGCTGGGTGTTGACCTATCCAGAGATCTATGAGGTCGGCGCATCTAACCTGGGGCACATCATTCTGTACGGCATTCTCAATACTCAGCCCCGCCAATTGTGCGATCGCGCCTACCTGCCTGCCCCTGACCTATCAGCCAAACTTCGACAAACGCAGACGCCGCTTTTCGCCGTTGAATCGAAGCGATCGCTGACGGATTTTGACATTCTTGGCTTCAGCCTCAGCTATGAGCTAGGCGCAACTAATATTTTGGAAATGCTGTCCCTAGCGCATATTCCGCTAACATGGCGGGAACGTCTCGCTCCTGGCGCGTGGGACGTAGCCAATGGCAGCTATCCCCTGATCTTTGCTGGGGGACAAACGGCAACCTCTAATCCCGAACCCTACGCCGATTTTCTGGATTTCGTGGCATTAGGGGATGGCGAGGAATTGCTCCCTGAAATTGGGCTCGTGATCGAAGAAGGCAAAGCAGCCGGACTCAGCCGCGAAGACCTCCTGCTCGACTTAGCGCAAATCCCTGGGGTTTACGTCCCCATGTTTTACACGATGGCGGCGGATGGGTCGGTGCATCCCAATCGGCCTGATGTGCCTGAACGGATACTGCGCCGCGTTGCTGCGCCAATTCCGGCTTACTCGATCGGACTCGTTCCCTACATTGAAACCGTTCACGATCGCCTCACCATAGAAATTCGGAGAGGTTGCACCCGTGGCTGTCGGTTTTGCCAGCCGGGAATGCTCACCCGCCCTGCCCGCGACGTAGATCCAGAAACCGTTGTAGACACGATTGTGGATGGAATGCGGGCGACGGGATATAACGAATTTTCGCTCCTGTCCCTCAGTTGTTCGGACTATCTCGCCCTGCCTGCCCTTGGTGTCGAGCTAAAAAATCGGCTGAAGGATGAAAATATTTCTCTGTCCTTGCCTAGCCAACGGGTCGATCGCTTCGATGAAAATATCGCCAACATTATTGGCGGAATGCGTCAGTCCAGCCTCACCTTTGCCCCGGAGGCAGGAACCCAGCGCCTGCGGGATATCGTTAACAAAGGGTTGACCAATGAAGAACTGCTGCGCGGTGTCAAGACGGCCTACGAGCAGGGATGGGATCGGGTCAAGCTTTATTTCATGATTGGGCTTCCGGGCGAAACAGACGCAGATGTGCTGGGTATCGCGGAGACGATGCGCTGGTTGCAGCGGGAATGCCGGATTCAAGGCCGCAAACCCCTTGGGTTTAACGTTACGATTTCCAACTTCACACCTAAACCCCATACGCCCTTCCAGTGGCACTCCGTTTCCACTCGCGAATTTGAACGAAAGCAAAACCTGCTCCGAGCCGAGTTGCGTACCCTGCGCGGCATTAAGTCTAACTTTACCGATGTCCGGATCTCCGCGATGGAAGACTTTGTCGGGCGGGGAGATCGCCGTCTTTCAGCCGTAATCCGACGCGCCTGGGAACTGGGTGCGGGCATGGATGCCTGGTGGGAAAGCTTGGATCGGGCGTTTGCCGCATGGACGCAGGCGATCGAAGAGTCTGATCTGTCGTGGAAGTATCGCCAAGTGGAATCGGGAGAATGGAATGCCTTCGATCCCGATGCTCCCCATCCAGATTTGCCTGAAGGAAGTTCAATCACTACGGTTGACCTGGATAAGCCTCTCCCGTGGGATCACATCGACAGCGGCATTGATAAACACTGGCTTCAGGAGGATCTTCAGCGAGCGTTAGATGCCGCGACGGTTCCCGATTGCTCCTTCGATGGCTGTTCCCATTGCGGGGTATGTGGAGCTGACTTTGGGCATAACGTTGTCGTGCCGCCGCCGCCTATTCCTAAATTTACAGGGCAATTTGTACCGAACCAGACTCGTACCCAGCGATTGCGGGTGCGTTTGGGCAAATTGGGCGATATGGCCTTGGTTAGCCATCTAGATTTGTTACGACTATTCGATCGAGCCGTGCGGCGGGCAGCATTGCCTATTTCCTTCACGGGAGGATTTCATCCCAGTCCTCGAATTGCGACGGCAAACGCCTTGTCTCTCGGCGTCACCAGCACCGGAGAACTTGTGGATTTTGAACTGACGGAACCGATGGCGATTGCCGAGTTTCGCGATCGCCTCGCTGCAGAATTACCGCCAGATATGCCTGTGTATGGCGTTACCGAAATTGACCTCCAAGCGCCCTCGATGACCAAGCTTCTGGAGCAGGCTGAGTACTATGTTGCGGTTGGAGCCATCGAGTCTGACGAAGCCAGCCCATCCCCAATAGAACCGTCGGATTGGAGAGCCTGGGTCAGTGCGGTGATGGCCGCCGATGATCTGCCGATGGAACAAACCACCAAGTCCGGCAAGACTAAAGTGGTCAATTTGCGCGATCGCTTAACCGAATTGACCCCAGTCACCTCCGACGATTGGACGACCGTATGTTCCGCCCCACCTCGTGGATTTGGCGAATCGAGTGTCCTACTCCGTTACATCGGCAGTTGTCGCAACGATGGCACCATGCTGCGACCGGAACAGGTAGTCTTGATGCTGGAACAAGTTTCAGGGCGATCGCTCACTGCCCTCCAAGTCCATCGCCATCGTTTAATTTTGAACGATGCAGACATTCAGTAA